One window of the Niallia circulans genome contains the following:
- a CDS encoding beta-1,6-N-acetylglucosaminyltransferase gives MIRIAFILLVHQNPDQIIRLVNKLDSPHTDLYIHIDSRAGKTFILKLKEKLENKKNVYFIKNYKCYWGDFSLVRATLEGLRNAATANIKYDHYILLSGQDYPIYPIEDILNFLEKNREKSFIEYTKFSEINWYEGGYARTKYWFFRRLQRKKGNPSFLNKAVSKTWSIVRKKLPARRFPNDFQLYGGSQWWCLTNEAVQFILEYLREYPRFEKFFHHVEIPDEIIFQTLVLNSPYKDKVINDNLRFMIWRDTTSSPSILIDKDYNSIVNSASLFARKFDIKKDTKILKLIDDFHFDIQNLDRERSKL, from the coding sequence ATGATAAGAATAGCTTTTATCCTTTTGGTTCATCAGAATCCAGACCAGATAATTAGGTTAGTAAATAAGTTAGACTCTCCTCATACTGATCTTTATATACATATTGATTCTAGGGCGGGAAAGACATTTATATTGAAGCTTAAAGAGAAACTAGAAAATAAAAAAAATGTGTATTTCATTAAAAATTATAAATGTTATTGGGGAGATTTTAGTTTAGTAAGAGCAACTTTGGAGGGATTGAGAAATGCTGCAACCGCAAATATCAAATATGATCATTATATACTACTAAGTGGTCAAGATTATCCAATATATCCAATCGAAGACATATTAAATTTCTTAGAGAAGAATAGGGAGAAATCTTTTATAGAATACACTAAGTTTTCCGAGATTAATTGGTATGAAGGTGGTTATGCCAGAACAAAGTATTGGTTCTTTAGGAGATTGCAGAGAAAGAAAGGAAATCCTTCGTTTTTAAATAAGGCAGTTTCCAAAACATGGAGTATTGTTAGAAAAAAGCTACCTGCAAGAAGGTTTCCTAATGATTTTCAGCTATATGGAGGATCCCAATGGTGGTGTCTAACAAATGAAGCAGTTCAATTTATTCTAGAGTACTTGCGTGAATACCCTCGTTTTGAAAAATTTTTTCATCATGTTGAAATACCTGATGAGATAATCTTTCAAACATTAGTGTTGAACTCACCATATAAAGATAAAGTTATAAATGACAATTTAAGATTTATGATATGGAGAGACACGACTAGCAGCCCCTCCATATTAATAGATAAAGATTATAACAGTATAGTCAATAGCGCTTCCTTATTTGCAAGGAAATTTGATATAAAAAAGGATACAAAGATACTTAAATTAATCGATGATTTTCATTTTGATATTCAAAACCTTGATAGAGAAAGGAGTAAGCTATGA